ATGAATGATGAATAGAAACACTTCCATATCATTAGGGGATTATTTTGACAACTTTATTAAGAGTAAAATATCTGCCGGACGATATAAAAATGCCAGTGAAGTAGTCAGAGCAGGATTAAGGTTGTTAGAAGAAGAAGAAAATAAAGTGATCGCCCTGAAAGAAGCCATTCAAGAAGGCATCGATAGTGGAATC
Above is a genomic segment from Bacteroidota bacterium containing:
- a CDS encoding type II toxin-antitoxin system ParD family antitoxin; amino-acid sequence: MNRNTSISLGDYFDNFIKSKISAGRYKNASEVVRAGLRLLEEEENKVIALKEAIQEGIDSGIADDFNPQEHLKELKAKRENGLV